The following are encoded together in the Lathyrus oleraceus cultivar Zhongwan6 chromosome 3, CAAS_Psat_ZW6_1.0, whole genome shotgun sequence genome:
- the LOC127131832 gene encoding uncharacterized protein LOC127131832, giving the protein MSLIQEARLIKTVSGFGKCYEMLVNEFIMNISKECDNKRSKEFRKVYVRGREIIVKQVKECPRKGKLSASYLSVTYAILHRIEVANWVPINHISNIPTRLGKFIYILGTKTEFDFGSYVFDQTMKHVASFAVKMPIAFPSLICGVILSQHPSILLSSYSVCKRDPPLSLHYRIFTGKHVPDIVMTSDQKSSRPIIRTCILADLKDTCKTLDETIKICTEKKSRLEILIKALSEEEGNLKGDETSEEYANEEGTDASDDEENTSSDGD; this is encoded by the exons ATGAGTCTGATTCAAGAAGCTAGACTAATAAAGACTGTGTCTGGCTTTGGAAAGTGTTATGAAATGCTTGTTAATGAATTCATTATGAATATCTCCAAGGAATGTGACAACAAAAGGAGCAAGGAGTTTAGAAAAGTGTATGTAAGAGGAAG AGAGATTATTGTTAAGCAAGTGAAGGAATGTCCAAGGAAAGGGAAGCTATCAGCAAGTTACTTGAGTGTGACGTATGCAATACTTCACAGAATTGAAGTTGCTAATTGGGTACCAATAAATCACATTTCAAACATTCCTACTAGATTAGGTAAATTCATCTATATTTTAGGAACCAAGACAGAGTTTGACTTTGGATCCTATGTCTTTGATCAAACAATGAAGCATGTTGCCTCCTTTGCTGTGAAGATGCCAATAGCCTTTCCCTCATTAATTTGTGGTGTCATACTGAGTCAACACCCAAGTATTTTGCTCAGTTCTTATAGTGTGTGCAAAAGAGATCCCCCTCTGTCATTACATTATAGGATTTTCACTGGGAAACATGTTCCagatattgtcatgacatctgacCAGAAATCTTCCAGGCCTATTATAAGAACATGCATCCTTGCTGACCTAAAAGACACATGCAAGACCTTGGATGAAACTATCAAAATTTGTACTGAAAAGAAGAGCAGGCTTGAGATCTTAATAAAGGCCTTGTCTGAAGAAGAAGGGAATTTGAAAGGTGATGAAACAAGTGAAGAATATGCTAATGAAGAAGGTACTGATGCAAGTGATGATGAAGAAAATACTAGTAGCGATGGGGACTGA